From a region of the Malania oleifera isolate guangnan ecotype guangnan chromosome 12, ASM2987363v1, whole genome shotgun sequence genome:
- the LOC131144116 gene encoding CLAVATA3/ESR (CLE)-related protein 25, whose translation MGGGIGFRHSHKSSFGVVAFVGLVWLLMFGILESEARKLPATLTDSRRHHHQEQHDQPIIIENFKHVEEEVIIRERKLAASSELDLNYMSKRKVPNGPDPIHNRRAGNSRQPPGQQ comes from the exons atggGTGGGGGTATTGGGTTTCGTCACAGTCACAAGTCTTCGTTTGGAGTTGTTGCATTTGTGGGACTTGTTTGGCTTCTCATGTTTGGCATTCTAGAAAGTGAGGCAAGAAAATTACCAGCTACACTAACAGATAgtcgtcgtcatcatcatcaaGAACAACATGATCAGCCCATCATTATTGAAAATTTCAAGCATGTGGAAGAAGAGGTGATCATAAGAGAAAGGAAGCTTGCAGCCTCCTCAGAGCTAGATCTCAACTACATGAGCAAAAGAAAAGTTCCCAATGGCCCTGATCCTATTCATAACAG GAGGGCAGGGAACTCTAGACAGCCTCCAGGACAGCAGTAG
- the LOC131144118 gene encoding serine/threonine-protein phosphatase PP2A catalytic subunit, with amino-acid sequence MPSHADLDRQIEHLMECKPLSEAEVKTLCDHARAILIEEWNVQPVKCPVTVCGDIHGQFYDLIELFRIGGNAPDTNYLFMGDYVDRGYYSVETVTLLVALKVRYRDRIVILRGNHESRQITQVYGFYDECLRKYGNANVWKYFTDLFDYLPLTALIESQIFCLHGGLSPSLDTLDNIRALDRIQEVPHEGPMCDLLWSDPDDRCGWGISPRGAGYTFGQDIAAQFNHTNGLTLISRAHQLVMEGYNWCQDKNVVTVFSAPNYCYRCGNMAAILEIGENMDQNFLQFDPAPRQIEPDTTRKTPDYFL; translated from the exons ATGCCTTCGCACGCGGATCTGGACCGTCAGATTGAACATCTGATGGAATGCAAGCCTTTATCGGAGGCTGAGGTGAAGACCCTGTGCGATCACGCCAGGGCCATTCTCATCGAAGAATGGAACGTACAGCCGGTGAAGTGCCCGGTGACGGTCTGCGGCGATATCCATGGCCAGTTCTACGATCTCATCGAACTGTTTCGGATAGGAGGGAATGCTCCCGACACCAATTATCTATTCATGGGCGATTATGTCG ATCGTGGGTACTATTCTGTGGAGACTGTCACACTCCTAGTGGCCCTGAAGGTCCGATATAGAGATAGAATTGTTATTCTAAGGGGAAATCATGAAAGTCGGCAAATAACTCAAGT GTATGGTTTTTATGATGAATGCTTGAGAAAATATGGGAATGCTAACGTCTGGAAATATTTTACCGATCTTTTTGATTATCTACCGCTTACAGCACTCATCGAGAGTCAG ATTTTCTGTTTGCATGGGGGACTTTCACCGTCTTTGGATACATTAGATAATATTCGAGCCTTGGACCGTATACAAGAG GTTCCGCATGAAGGACCTATGTGTGATCTTTTGTGGTCTGATCCAGATGATCGATGTGGGTGGGGAATATCTCCCCGTGGAGCTGGCTATACTTTTGGACAGGATATAGCTGCTCAGTTCAACCACACAAATGGGCTCACTCTTATTTCAAGAGCACATCAGCTTGTCATGGAAGGTTATAACTGGTGTCAG GACAAGAACGTGGTGACGGTATTTAGTGCTCCAAACTACTGTTACCGTTGTGGGAATATGGCTGCTATACTTGAGATTGGGGAGAATATGGATCAGAATTTTCTTCAATTTGACCCAGCACCACGGCAGATTGAGCCTGACACCACGCGCAAAACTCCTGATTATTTTTTGTAA